One window of the Paraburkholderia sp. PGU19 genome contains the following:
- the tldD gene encoding metalloprotease TldD, translating into MNIIEPSIRNLATAKDVLLTPYGLDEGVLTRTLAEIFTHRVDYADLYFQATRSEAWSLEEGIVKSGSFSIDQGVGVRAVSGDRTAFAYSDDLSPEAIRQAAIATRAIAKAGGGKQKIKAASTLTGVSGRDLYLPSDPLHSLDATAKVKLLERIEQMARGRDPRITQVMAGLAGEYDVVLVARSDGALAADIRPLVRVSVTVIAEQNGRREIGSGGGGGRYDYGYFTDELLSKYVDDAVHAALVNLDARPAPAGAMTVVLGPGWPGVLLHEAIGHGLEGDFNRKGSSAFAGRIGEQVAAKGVTVVDDGTLPNRRGSLNIDDEGNPTQCTTLIEDGILKGYIQDTLNARLMKMPVTGNARRESYAALPMPRMTNTYMLNGDKDPQEIIASVKNGLYAVNFGGGQVDITNGKFVFSASEAYMIENGKITYPVKGATLIGSGPESLKYVSMIGNDMSLDTGVGVCGKEGQSVPVGVGQPTLRIDRMTVGGTV; encoded by the coding sequence ATGAACATCATCGAACCCAGCATCCGTAATCTCGCGACGGCCAAAGACGTACTCCTCACGCCGTACGGCCTCGACGAAGGCGTGCTGACCCGCACGCTCGCAGAAATCTTCACGCATCGCGTCGACTACGCCGACCTCTACTTCCAGGCCACGCGCAGCGAAGCGTGGAGCCTCGAAGAAGGCATCGTCAAATCGGGCAGCTTCAGCATCGACCAGGGGGTCGGCGTGCGCGCCGTGTCGGGCGACCGCACGGCGTTCGCCTATTCGGACGATCTGTCGCCCGAAGCGATCCGCCAGGCCGCGATCGCCACGCGCGCGATCGCGAAAGCGGGCGGCGGCAAGCAGAAGATCAAGGCGGCATCGACGCTCACAGGCGTGTCCGGGCGCGATCTGTATCTGCCCTCCGACCCGTTGCATTCGCTCGACGCAACCGCGAAGGTCAAGCTGCTCGAGCGCATCGAACAGATGGCGCGCGGCCGCGATCCGCGCATCACGCAGGTGATGGCGGGCCTCGCGGGTGAATACGACGTCGTGCTGGTCGCGCGCAGCGACGGCGCGCTGGCGGCGGACATCCGTCCGCTCGTGCGCGTTTCGGTGACGGTGATCGCCGAGCAGAACGGTCGCCGCGAAATCGGCAGCGGCGGTGGCGGCGGACGCTATGACTACGGCTATTTCACGGACGAACTCCTGTCGAAGTACGTCGACGACGCCGTGCACGCGGCTTTGGTGAATCTCGACGCGCGTCCGGCCCCGGCTGGCGCGATGACCGTCGTGCTCGGACCGGGCTGGCCCGGCGTGCTGCTGCACGAAGCGATCGGCCACGGTCTGGAAGGCGACTTCAACCGTAAGGGCTCGTCGGCATTCGCCGGACGCATCGGCGAGCAGGTTGCGGCGAAGGGCGTGACAGTGGTCGACGACGGCACGCTGCCGAACCGCCGCGGGTCGCTCAACATCGACGACGAAGGCAACCCGACGCAGTGCACGACGCTGATCGAAGACGGCATCCTGAAGGGTTACATCCAGGACACGCTGAATGCGCGCCTGATGAAAATGCCCGTGACGGGCAACGCGCGCCGCGAATCGTACGCCGCACTGCCGATGCCGCGCATGACCAACACGTACATGCTCAACGGTGACAAAGACCCGCAGGAAATCATCGCTTCCGTGAAGAACGGTCTGTATGCGGTGAACTTCGGCGGCGGCCAGGTCGATATCACGAACGGCAAGTTCGTGTTCTCGGCATCCGAGGCGTACATGATCGAAAACGGCAAGATCACGTATCCCGTCAAGGGCGCGACGCTGATCGGCAGTGGCCCGGAGTCGCTCAAATATGTGAGCATGATCGGCAACGACATGTCGCTGGATACGGGCGTCGGCGTGTGCGGCAAGGAAGGCCAGAGCGTGCCCGTCGGCGTCGGTCAACCTACGCTGCGCATCGACAGGATGACGGTCGGCGGCACGGTGTGA
- a CDS encoding cob(I)yrinic acid a,c-diamide adenosyltransferase gives MGNRLSKIATRTGDDGTTGLGDGKRVRKDDARIAAIGDVDELNSNIGVLLCETLPDDVRAALTSIQHDLFDLGGELCIPGHSMIADTHLAQLDAWLAEHNATLPPLKEFILPAGTRAASLAHVCRTVCRRAERAIVALGAVEAINDAPRRYVNRLSDLLFVLARVLNRVDGGADVLWRHDRGANGPDTQRGE, from the coding sequence ATGGGCAACCGCTTGAGCAAGATCGCGACGCGCACGGGCGACGACGGCACCACAGGTCTCGGCGACGGCAAGCGTGTGCGCAAGGACGACGCGCGCATTGCCGCAATCGGCGACGTCGATGAACTGAATTCGAATATCGGCGTGCTGCTGTGCGAAACCTTGCCCGACGATGTCCGCGCCGCGCTCACGTCGATCCAGCACGATCTGTTCGATCTCGGCGGCGAACTATGCATCCCGGGCCATTCGATGATTGCCGATACCCATCTCGCGCAACTCGATGCCTGGCTTGCCGAACACAACGCGACGCTGCCGCCGCTCAAGGAGTTCATTTTGCCGGCAGGCACGCGCGCCGCTTCGCTTGCGCATGTGTGCCGCACCGTCTGCCGGCGCGCGGAACGCGCGATCGTCGCGCTCGGCGCTGTCGAGGCGATCAACGATGCGCCGCGCCGGTATGTGAACCGGCTGTCCGATCTGCTGTTCGTGCTGGCACGCGTGCTGAACCGCGTGGACGGCGGCGCCGACGTGCTATGGCGGCACGACCGCGGCGCGAACGGGCCGGACACGCAGCGCGGCGAATAG
- a CDS encoding FAD-linked oxidase C-terminal domain-containing protein yields the protein MNHPVPPAPVRRPFPPELLTALKSAFGERVSTSEAVRTHHGRDESPFDPQLPDAVVFAHSTEDVQSIVKLCGQYDVPIIPYGNGSSLEGHLLAVQGGVSIDLSGMNRVLSINAEDLTVTVEPGISRKQLNEALRDTGLFFPIDPGADASIGGMSATRASGTNAVRYGTMRENVLGLTVVLADGRVTQTGTRARKSSAGYDLTRLFVGSEGTLGVITEITVRLYPQPEAVSAAVCTFPSMGDAVRAVIETIQIGVPIARVEFVDSLAVRSINRHSNLTLREAPTLFFEFHGTEAGVKEQAELVQEIAAQNSGEGFEWATRPEDRSRLWNARHNAYFAMLQLKPGSRAVTTDVCVPISRLAECVVETEEDLKASPLPCPIVGHVGDGNFHVAMLIDPNKPEELEEAERLNHRIVQRALRMDGTCTGEHGVGLHKMGFLVEEHGPVAVDVMRSIKHSLDPRNLMNPGKIFTWA from the coding sequence GTGAACCATCCCGTGCCGCCCGCCCCCGTGCGCCGCCCCTTTCCTCCTGAACTTCTCACTGCGCTCAAGTCGGCATTCGGCGAACGTGTATCCACGTCCGAAGCCGTCCGAACCCATCACGGCCGCGACGAGTCGCCATTCGATCCGCAACTGCCCGACGCCGTCGTCTTCGCGCACAGCACAGAAGACGTACAGAGCATCGTCAAGCTGTGCGGTCAATACGACGTGCCCATCATTCCGTATGGCAACGGTTCTTCGCTCGAAGGCCATCTGCTCGCCGTGCAAGGCGGCGTGTCGATCGATCTCTCGGGAATGAACCGCGTGCTGTCGATCAACGCGGAAGATCTGACCGTCACCGTCGAGCCCGGCATTTCGCGTAAACAGTTGAACGAAGCGTTGCGGGACACAGGTCTGTTCTTCCCGATCGACCCCGGCGCCGATGCGAGCATCGGCGGGATGTCGGCGACGCGCGCGTCGGGCACGAACGCCGTGCGCTACGGCACGATGCGCGAAAACGTACTCGGCCTGACCGTCGTGCTCGCGGATGGCCGCGTGACCCAGACAGGCACGCGCGCGCGCAAGTCGTCGGCGGGCTACGACCTCACGCGCCTGTTCGTCGGCTCGGAAGGCACGCTCGGCGTCATCACGGAAATCACCGTGCGCCTGTACCCGCAGCCGGAAGCAGTATCGGCGGCTGTCTGCACGTTCCCTTCAATGGGCGATGCCGTGCGCGCGGTGATCGAAACCATCCAGATCGGCGTGCCGATCGCGCGCGTCGAGTTCGTCGATTCGCTCGCCGTCCGCTCGATCAACCGTCATTCGAACCTGACGCTGCGCGAAGCGCCCACGCTGTTCTTCGAGTTTCACGGCACGGAAGCCGGCGTGAAGGAACAAGCTGAGTTGGTACAGGAAATCGCCGCGCAGAATAGCGGCGAAGGCTTCGAGTGGGCAACGCGTCCGGAAGACCGCAGCCGTCTGTGGAACGCGCGTCACAACGCGTACTTTGCGATGCTGCAACTCAAGCCCGGCAGCCGCGCCGTCACCACCGACGTTTGCGTGCCCATCTCGCGGCTCGCCGAATGCGTGGTCGAAACGGAAGAAGATCTGAAAGCCTCGCCGCTGCCCTGCCCGATCGTCGGGCACGTCGGCGACGGCAACTTCCACGTCGCGATGCTGATCGACCCGAACAAGCCTGAAGAACTGGAGGAAGCGGAGCGCCTGAATCATCGCATCGTGCAGCGCGCGCTGCGCATGGACGGCACCTGCACGGGCGAACATGGCGTGGGCCTGCACAAGATGGGCTTTCTGGTCGAAGAACATGGCCCCGTTGCTGTCGACGTGATGCGCTCGATCAAGCATTCGCTCGATCCGCGCAACCTGATGAATCCGGGCAAGATCTTTACGTGGGCCTAG
- the glcE gene encoding glycolate oxidase subunit GlcE has protein sequence MKEDDIVAAWSERVRAATAAQQPIRIRGGGTKDWYGQSLQGEVLDTRAHRGVIAYDPAELVITARAGTPLLEIEAALAEHDQMLAFEPPHFGPQATLGGCIAAGIAGPRRHSAGAARDFVLGAVVMNGQGQVLTFGGQVVKNVAGYDVSRLMAGSLGTLGLILQLSVKVLPRPKSEATLKFDMNGTDAVRKLNEWGGRPLPITGSAWRHGTLAVRLGGAEAAVKSARTSLGGEVVDAVEAERFWAGLREQTDPFFAAIAPKSALWRLALPTITEPLQLPGAQLMEWGGAQRWWITDADAQTVRISAKQAGGHATIFRTGLGYDRGAGVFTPLPAPLMKIHRGLKAAFDPARIFNRGRLYSDF, from the coding sequence ATGAAAGAGGACGACATCGTCGCCGCGTGGTCGGAACGGGTTCGAGCGGCCACGGCCGCGCAGCAGCCGATCCGCATACGTGGCGGTGGCACGAAGGACTGGTACGGCCAGTCATTGCAGGGTGAGGTCCTCGACACGCGCGCGCATCGCGGCGTCATCGCCTACGATCCGGCCGAACTGGTCATCACGGCGCGCGCCGGCACGCCGCTCCTCGAAATCGAAGCGGCGCTTGCCGAACACGACCAGATGCTCGCTTTCGAGCCGCCTCACTTCGGCCCGCAAGCCACGCTTGGCGGCTGCATTGCGGCTGGAATCGCTGGTCCGCGCCGTCATTCGGCGGGCGCGGCGCGCGACTTCGTGCTCGGCGCCGTCGTCATGAACGGCCAGGGCCAGGTGCTGACGTTCGGCGGCCAGGTCGTGAAGAACGTCGCGGGTTATGACGTATCCCGGCTGATGGCGGGTTCTCTAGGAACGCTCGGGCTGATTCTCCAGTTGTCCGTCAAGGTGTTGCCGCGTCCGAAGTCCGAAGCGACGCTCAAGTTCGACATGAACGGCACCGACGCCGTCCGCAAGCTCAACGAATGGGGCGGCCGCCCGCTTCCCATCACGGGCAGCGCGTGGCGACATGGCACGCTTGCCGTACGGCTGGGCGGCGCCGAAGCGGCCGTCAAGTCAGCGCGCACGTCGCTGGGCGGCGAAGTGGTCGATGCCGTCGAAGCCGAACGCTTCTGGGCGGGCTTGCGCGAACAGACCGACCCGTTCTTTGCGGCGATCGCGCCGAAATCCGCGCTCTGGCGCCTCGCGCTGCCGACCATCACCGAGCCGCTGCAACTGCCCGGCGCACAGTTGATGGAATGGGGCGGCGCGCAACGCTGGTGGATCACCGACGCCGATGCGCAGACCGTGCGCATCAGCGCGAAACAGGCGGGCGGCCACGCGACGATCTTCCGCACCGGCCTCGGCTACGACCGAGGTGCAGGCGTGTTCACGCCGCTGCCCGCACCGTTGATGAAAATCCATCGCGGCCTGAAAGCCGCCTTCGACCCCGCCCGCATCTTCAACCGCGGCCGGTTGTACTCCGACTTCTGA
- a CDS encoding FAD-linked oxidase C-terminal domain-containing protein, which yields MNAPGELSPELSPEMLAQRQREVVQALMAVLPTHCLLYREEDTVAYECDGLAAYRRLPLAVALPETESQVQRIVQICHRLNVPIVPRGAGTSLSGGAMPIRHGVVVSLARFRKIIEVDPYARTATVQPGVRNLSISEAAAPYGLYYAPDPSSQIACTIGGNVAENSGGVHCLKYGLTVHNVMRVRAVTMEGEIVEFGSLSPDAPGLDLLAVVIGSEGMFAIVTEVTVKLIPKPQASQVIMASFDDVVKGGDAVAGIIAAGIIPAGLEMMDKPATRAVEEFVQAGYDLDAAAILLCESDGTPEEVSEEIVRMTAVLREHGATRIQISRTEAERLRFWSGRKNAFPAAGRISPDYYCMDGTVPRRSIGPLLARIEEMEKKYNLRCINVFHAGDGNMHPLILFNGNDLDEWHRAEAFGCDILETCVELGGTVTGEHGVGIEKINSMCVQFSPEERDAFHAVKRAFDPACLLNPDKGIPTRARCAEYGKMHVRGGLLPHPDLPRF from the coding sequence ATGAACGCACCCGGCGAGCTGTCCCCCGAGCTTTCGCCCGAGATGCTTGCGCAACGTCAGCGCGAAGTCGTGCAGGCGTTGATGGCCGTGCTGCCAACGCATTGCCTTTTGTATCGTGAGGAAGACACTGTCGCGTACGAGTGCGACGGTCTTGCCGCATATCGGCGCTTGCCGCTGGCCGTCGCGTTGCCCGAGACGGAATCGCAGGTGCAGCGCATCGTGCAGATCTGCCACCGGTTGAACGTGCCGATCGTGCCGCGCGGCGCGGGCACGAGCCTGTCGGGCGGCGCGATGCCGATCCGGCATGGCGTCGTCGTGTCGCTCGCGCGCTTTCGCAAGATCATCGAAGTCGACCCGTATGCCCGCACGGCGACCGTGCAGCCAGGCGTGCGCAACCTGTCGATCTCGGAAGCGGCCGCGCCTTACGGCCTTTACTATGCGCCCGACCCTTCGTCGCAGATCGCCTGCACGATCGGCGGCAATGTCGCGGAAAATTCCGGCGGCGTGCACTGCCTGAAGTACGGACTGACCGTCCATAACGTGATGCGCGTGCGCGCGGTCACGATGGAAGGCGAGATCGTCGAGTTCGGCTCGCTCAGCCCGGACGCCCCGGGCCTCGATCTGCTCGCTGTCGTGATCGGCAGTGAAGGTATGTTCGCGATCGTCACGGAAGTCACCGTCAAGCTGATTCCCAAGCCGCAGGCCTCGCAGGTCATCATGGCGAGTTTCGACGATGTCGTGAAAGGCGGCGACGCCGTCGCGGGCATCATCGCCGCGGGCATCATCCCCGCCGGACTGGAGATGATGGACAAGCCAGCCACGCGCGCCGTCGAGGAATTCGTGCAAGCAGGTTACGACCTCGACGCGGCGGCCATCCTGCTGTGCGAGTCGGACGGCACGCCCGAGGAAGTGAGCGAAGAAATCGTCCGGATGACGGCCGTGTTGCGCGAGCATGGCGCCACGCGCATCCAGATTTCGCGCACGGAGGCCGAGCGGCTGCGCTTCTGGTCGGGCCGCAAGAATGCGTTCCCGGCCGCCGGCCGTATTTCGCCCGACTACTACTGCATGGACGGCACCGTGCCGCGCCGCAGCATCGGGCCGCTGCTCGCGCGCATCGAAGAGATGGAAAAGAAGTACAACCTGCGCTGCATCAACGTGTTCCATGCGGGCGACGGCAACATGCATCCGCTGATCCTGTTCAACGGCAACGATCTCGACGAGTGGCACCGCGCCGAGGCATTCGGCTGCGACATTCTCGAAACATGCGTCGAACTGGGTGGAACGGTGACGGGCGAGCATGGCGTGGGCATCGAGAAAATCAATTCGATGTGCGTGCAGTTTTCGCCGGAAGAACGCGATGCGTTCCACGCGGTCAAGCGCGCCTTCGATCCCGCCTGCCTGCTCAATCCCGACAAGGGCATCCCGACGCGCGCCCGCTGCGCCGAGTACGGCAAGATGCATGTGCGCGGAGGGCTGCTGCCTCACCCTGATCTGCCTCGTTTTTGA
- the aroG gene encoding 3-deoxy-7-phosphoheptulonate synthase AroG, producing MPPHNTDDVRIRELKELTPPAHLIREFPCDEKVSDLIFNARQSMHRILHGMDDRLIVIIGPCSIHDPKAAMEYAGRLIEQRKRFAGELEVVMRVYFEKPRTTVGWKGLINDPYMDNSFKINDGLRAARELLVKINELGLPAGTEYLDMISPQYIADLISWGAIGARTTESQVHRELASGLSCPVGFKNGTDGNVKIAVDAIKAASQPHHFLSVTKGGHSAIVSTAGNEDCHIILRGGKTTNYDADSVNAACSDIGKAGLAARLMIDASHANSSKKHENQIPVCADIGRQIAAGDERIVGVMVESHLVAGRQDLQEGCELTYGQSVTDACIGWDDSIGVLEGLADAVKQRRIARGSGN from the coding sequence ATGCCCCCGCACAATACCGACGATGTCCGCATCCGCGAATTGAAAGAACTGACGCCGCCCGCGCACCTGATCCGCGAATTCCCGTGCGACGAGAAGGTGTCGGACCTGATCTTCAACGCGCGCCAGTCGATGCATCGGATCCTGCACGGCATGGACGACCGTCTGATCGTCATCATCGGGCCGTGCTCGATTCACGACCCGAAGGCCGCGATGGAATACGCCGGCCGCCTGATCGAGCAGCGCAAGCGCTTCGCTGGCGAACTGGAAGTCGTGATGCGCGTGTACTTCGAAAAGCCGCGCACGACGGTGGGCTGGAAGGGCCTCATCAACGACCCGTACATGGACAACAGCTTCAAGATCAACGACGGCCTGCGCGCCGCGCGCGAACTGCTGGTGAAGATCAACGAGCTGGGGCTGCCCGCCGGCACCGAATACCTCGACATGATCAGCCCGCAGTACATCGCCGATCTGATCTCGTGGGGCGCGATCGGCGCGCGCACGACGGAGTCCCAGGTGCATCGTGAACTCGCGTCGGGCCTGTCGTGTCCCGTCGGCTTCAAGAACGGCACCGACGGCAACGTGAAGATCGCCGTCGACGCGATCAAGGCGGCATCGCAGCCGCACCATTTCCTGTCGGTGACCAAGGGTGGCCATTCGGCCATCGTCTCGACGGCAGGCAATGAGGACTGCCATATCATCCTGCGCGGCGGCAAGACGACGAACTACGACGCCGACAGCGTGAACGCCGCGTGCAGCGACATCGGCAAGGCCGGCCTTGCCGCGCGCCTGATGATCGACGCGAGCCACGCCAACAGCTCGAAGAAGCACGAGAACCAGATTCCCGTGTGCGCGGATATCGGCCGCCAGATCGCGGCGGGTGACGAGCGCATCGTCGGCGTGATGGTCGAATCGCATCTGGTCGCAGGCCGTCAGGATCTGCAGGAAGGCTGCGAGTTGACCTACGGCCAGAGCGTCACGGACGCCTGCATCGGCTGGGACGACAGCATCGGCGTGCTGGAAGGTCTCGCGGACGCCGTCAAGCAGCGCCGCATTGCGCGCGGCAGCGGCAACTGA
- a CDS encoding carbon-nitrogen hydrolase family protein — protein MSDLNTQSAKSFPHAGPFRVAALQMVSTPERDRNLADADRLIAQAAADGAQLVLLPEYFCFMGYKDTDKLTVREPYGDGPIQRFLADAARRHKVWVIGGTLPLTAPEETRVLNTTLVFDPQGNEAARYDKIHLFNFEKGEESFDEARTIRPGDTVRTFDAPFGRVGLSVCYDLRFPELYRRMGDCALIVVPSAFTYTTGRAHWETLLRARAVENQCYVLAAAQGGKHENGRRTWGHTMLIDPWGEIIDVRDEGAGVVAGNIERSRIDEVRQSLPAWRHRVLS, from the coding sequence ATGAGCGACCTGAACACGCAGTCCGCGAAGTCCTTTCCCCACGCTGGTCCTTTCCGCGTCGCCGCGCTGCAGATGGTGAGCACGCCGGAGCGCGACCGCAATCTCGCCGATGCCGACCGCCTGATCGCGCAAGCCGCCGCCGATGGCGCGCAGCTCGTCCTGCTGCCCGAGTACTTCTGCTTCATGGGCTACAAGGACACCGACAAGCTCACCGTGCGCGAACCCTACGGCGACGGCCCGATCCAGCGCTTTCTCGCCGACGCCGCGCGCCGCCACAAGGTCTGGGTGATCGGCGGCACGCTACCTTTGACGGCGCCCGAAGAAACGCGCGTGCTGAACACGACGCTCGTGTTCGATCCGCAGGGCAACGAGGCCGCGCGCTACGACAAGATCCATCTGTTCAACTTCGAGAAAGGCGAAGAATCGTTCGACGAGGCGCGCACGATCCGCCCCGGCGACACCGTCCGCACGTTCGACGCGCCGTTCGGGCGCGTCGGCCTGTCCGTCTGCTACGATCTACGCTTTCCCGAGCTGTACCGGCGCATGGGCGACTGCGCGCTGATCGTCGTGCCGTCCGCCTTCACGTACACGACGGGCCGCGCGCACTGGGAAACGCTGCTGCGCGCGCGGGCCGTCGAGAACCAGTGCTATGTGCTCGCCGCCGCACAGGGCGGCAAGCATGAGAACGGCCGGCGCACGTGGGGCCACACCATGCTGATCGACCCGTGGGGCGAAATCATCGACGTGCGCGACGAAGGCGCGGGCGTCGTCGCGGGCAATATCGAGCGCTCACGTATCGACGAAGTCCGGCAGAGTCTGCCGGCCTGGCGTCACCGCGTGCTCAGCTGA